TAAATATATCCCCGGTTCACAAAATAGAAAAGCTGTAAGGGTACAGCAGGCTGTAGCTATAAACTATGATCATGGACACCCTAATGATCACTCAGAAAAAAGGTATTAAAATTAATTAGTTCTCAATGCCTCATAAATCTCAGCACTCAACAACCCGCTACCGCCACCATAATGTTGTGCTATTTTAATCGCTGGCTTATTGGCCCTAAAGAAAGCACATAGGTCCTGTTCTGATTGCTCTTCGATACCACCACCAAGTAATACGAGGGCAAATTCCTGGGTTTTAAAAACACTCATAGCCTCCTGGTCAGTTATGCAACCTGTCGCATTCCATTCCGGATTGTTATTTACCAGGCGTATTACCGTTTGCAAAATTTCCGGATGTCTCCCGATCACTAATATTTGTGTTTGGCTCATTGTTTTAATTCTTATCAGCAGTGAAATGATTCGTTAGTAGCTTGTCCGGCACCCCTCCTTTTGCAAAAACAAAAAGGAAGGGGCGAACAAAGCTCTATCAATCATCATTCAAAAACTTAAAATACCATAGGAACATCTATCAATAAAAATTCAGCATCTGTAAGCGCGGTTATTTTAAACTGATCGGTATCCCAAATACCTAAGGCATCGCGGGTATTCAATACCTGTCCGTTTATTTCCACCTGGCCGCTCAATACAAAGGCATAAACGCCGTTGCCTTGTTTTTTGATAGTATATTCTGTATCGATACCTTTATCAAACTTGCCCAAATGAAACCAGGCATCTTGATGTATCCATACACCGGCATCATTCGGATCAGGAGATAATACCTGTTGTAGTTTGTTGTGCCTGTCGGTCAGGTTTAGGGTAAGCTGATCATACCGGGGCTCCACATTTCTTTTGTTAGGATATATCCAGATCTGTAAAAACTTTGCCTGGCTGGCCTTGTCATTATTGTATTCGCTATGATAAATACCTGTACCGGCACTCATGGCCTGTATATCGCCATTTTTAATCACCGCTACATTATTCATACTATCCTTATGTTCCAAATCTCCTTCTAAGGGTATGGAAATAATCTCCATATTATCATGCGGATGTTTGCCAAAGCCCATACCGGCATCCACCGTATCATCATTCAATACACGTAATGCGCCAAATTGCATCCGGTCGGGGTTGTAATAGTTGGCAAAACTAAATGATTGGTAACTGCTTAACCAACCATGGTTAGCGTGGCCGCGGGTTTCTGCTTTATGTAAAATGGTTTGTGCCATGATGTTTACCTTTTTGTTTGTATAACAAATTTAAGGCAACAATAATGATGCGCACTTAATGTACATTAAGAAAAATCAGGCATCAATTCCTCGAATTATTTTGGATTACACTAATGAATAAGCGCTAGTTATAAGAACCGTGGAATTCGTTCTTATTTGTGGTGTTAGTGTCTCTTTATCATTTCACTTCGCATCCGGCTAAAAAACTCGGGGGTAACACCAATGTACGATGCTATTTGTTTTTGCGGCAAATGATCTATCAATGTTGGATAACGCTTGCAGAAATTGTTGTAACGATCTTCGGCGGTTAGGCTCAATCCATCAATCAACCTTTGCTGACTGGCCACCAGAGAGTTTTCGACCAGTATCCTGAAAAAGTGCTCAAATTTGGGTATCTCCTGGTATAGTTTTTCCTGGTTGGTTTTTGATAATAACAATACTTCGGTATCTTCCAATGCTTCAATATTCAAAATACCGGGCTTTTGGGATAGCAGACTATACATATCAGCAATCCACCAATCGGGCGGGGCAAAACTTAGTACGTGTTCAATGCCTCCTTTATCAACTGTATAACCCCGCAAACAGCCCGAAGTAACAAAGGTTGAATACCTGCATATATCTCCATCGGTAAGTAAAAACTGTTTCCGTTTTATTTTTTTGGTTTGCAAATAGGCGATAAAAATTTCCTGTTCATCGGGTGTTAGATGAATGTGCTTGGCAAGATTATCCAGTATAAGCTGAAATGGCATACGCAAAAATGGATTTATTTTTTATAAAATGTAAATTAGCTTTCATTAATCAATGATTTAGCCCAATCCCATGCCAAAATAAAGGTATGTTATGCTGATAAGCCGCATTTATAAATTAAAAATTATTGATATGATTGTGAATACCTTGAGGTAGTATGCCCCTGGGTAATTTGCAAACAATGTAAACCGATATGCATTTCCAATTAGTGCATGCAGCAATTGTTAATAAATAGCCTTATGATGAAGAATTATGCTTTAGTAGTCTGGATGTTTGTTCTTGTTACATCATCTGCATTTGGTCAGGGGAAATTTAACGGCCTTGATGTAAACCTCGGAAACATTTATCGTTTGTCTGACGCCAAAACGCGATCGATCAGTCCGGAGAATTTTAACGGCGAAAAAGGTAAAGGCGGAATGGCCACCACCGGCACCGGCGCCAATGCTTCCCGCGAGTTGGGCCAAACCTGGAAAGTGAGCCCGAGCGTAATTATCAAAAAAGGAACTACCTATACCATTGCCGATATCGACGGCCCGGGAGCAATTCAGCATATCTGGATGACACCTACCGGCAACTGGCGCTATTCTATACTCCGCTTTTATTGGGACGGTGAAACCACCCCATCTGTAGAAGTACCCGTTGGCGATTTCTTCTGCATGGGTTGGGGTAAATATGCACCGCTGCAATCCTTGGCAGTGGCAGTTAACCCAGGTAGCGCTTTTAACTGCTACTGGCCTATGCCTTTCCGCAAAAAATGCCGCATCACCATGGAAAATATCGACGACCGCGATATGGTGCTTTATTACCAGGTAGATTATACGTTGACACAAGTCCCTGAAGATGCCGCTTATTTTCATGCGCAGTTTCGCAGGGTAAACCCATTGCCCTATAAAAAGGATTATGTTTTGGTAGATAGTATTCAAGGCAAAGGCCAATATGTAGGCACTTATCTGGCTTATGGCTCCAACAAAAATGGATGGTGGGGCGAAGGCGAGATCAAGTTTTTTATGGATGGCGATACCAAGTTCCCGACCATAAACGGCACCGGTACCGAAGATTATTTCTGCGGATCATATGATTTTGATACGCACCATAAAGATGCCAACGGCAAAGAAGAAGAGAAAACCGAATACACCGAATTTTGTAGCCCTTACAGCGGCCTGCACCAGGTGATCCGCGGCGACGGCCACTATAATATAGCTCAACGTTTTGGTCTGTATCGCTGGCACATTGCTGATCCGATAAGATTTGAGAAAAGTTTAAAAGTTACCATACAGGCCCTGGGCTGGCGGCAGGGTGGCCGATATATGCCTTTGCAGGATGATATCGCCTCTACCGTTTTCTGGTATCAAAGTGGGCCACATGGCCCTTTCCCTAAGTTTCCGTCGCGCGATGAATTAGAAGTTAATTAGTGTTATTGTATATATCTACCTCATGAAATTATATAAAATAGCTAAAGGCATCTTACTGGAACATAACAATTCTGCTTATATTATTGATGATGAGTGGGACAGCCTCATTAATCGCGATGATCTGGCGGGATATCTTAAACTGATATCTGCTGATACCACTCCTATCAGTGCCGAAGTAAAGGACGAGTACTTAAATGGCAAAATATTACCACCTATTGGCAGTCAGGAAGTTTGGGCGGCCGGTGTTACCTATTTAAAAAGCAGGGATGCGCGGATGGAGGAATCTGAAAGCTCTGGCGGGGCTAGTTTGTATGATAAAGTATATGATGCGCCACGCCCCGAGCTGTTTTTTAAAGCGATAGCACAACGGGTTTCCGGAACCGGTGCCGAGGTTTATATCCGTAAAGACTCAGAGTGGAACGTTCCCGAACCGGAGCTTACCTTATTTATCAATTCCAAAGGAAACATACAGGGTTATACCATTGGTAACGATATGAGCTCGCGCAGTATTGAGGGTGAAAACGCTCTGTATTTGCCGCAGGCAAAAATATATGAAAAGAGCGCCGCGCTTGGCCCTTGTTTGCTGGTTGCAGCAGAACCGATAGCTGCGGAATCAAGTATTAAAATGCTTATTAAACGTAATGGAGAAATAGCCTATCAGGATGCCACCACTATATCGCGAATGAAACGTTCATTAACCGAATTAGTGGGTTACCTATATAGCGAGTGTGATTTTCCCGTGGGCGCATTTTTAATGACAGGTACCTGCCTGGTGCCTCCACCCACTTTTACCCTGCAGCCGGGTGACGTGGTTGAAATCACCATTGACGGCATTGGTACGCTGGTGAATACCATGGCATTAAATCCAAAACATAAATAATAAGGTATGAAAAGGACAAAGATTTTGCTTGCCGCTTTCCTGCTTTCCGGTTTATATGCCTGCGATACCAAAGTTGCTTCACCACAAAAAGGCACTTTTGGTTACGACCTGCAGTTTTTGAAAGCTAAGGATAGCGTTGTTGTTTTAAAGAGCGATGATGGAAAAGGACAGGTTATCATTTCACCAAAATACCAGGCTAAAATATTTACCTCCACTGCGAATGGTTTAAATGGCAAAAGTTTTGGCTGGATAAAATATGAAACTTTTGATGCCAAACAACCAGATGCCCACATGAATGCCTATGGTGGTGAAGACCGCCTATGGCTTGGCCCCGAAGGTGGCCGGTTCTCCCTGTTTTTTAAACCGGGAACCAAAATGGAGTTCGATAACTGGCATACCCCACCGGCTATTAATAACGAAAGCTGGGACCTGGTTTCATCAAGCGGTAAAAAGGCTAGCCTGACAAAAAATACCAGCATACAAAATTATGCGGGGACAACATTATCCATCAAACTACAACGCGATGTTGAAATATTAGAGCCCGCGGCTATCAAACAACTATTAGAAATTGATGATTTGGATAGCTCCGTGAAATCTGTAGGTTTTACTACGACAAACACCCTTATCAACAGCGGCACTAACACCTGGGATAAAATAGCGGGAGCGCCTTGTTTATGGAGTTTGGATATGTTTACCCCTTCGCCCAAAACGGTAATTATTGTGCCTTATAAACAGGATGCTATAGGTAAGGTTGCCACTACCAATTATTTTGGTGAGATACCCAAAGACAGGATAGCATACAACAACGGAACCTTGTTATTTAAGGCCGATGGCAAATCGCGTGGTAAACTGGGTATCCCGCCAAACAGGGCCAAAAACAGGTTAGGCAGTTACGATGAAGCTAATCATGTTTTAACAATAGTACTTTTTGACCTGGATGATAAAGGCGATTATTTAAACCAGGAATGGAAACCGGATACTGCACCCTTTACAGGTGATGCGGTTAACGCCTATAACGACGGACCGTTGGCCAATGGCAGCCAGATGGGGCCATTTTATGAACTGGAAAGTGTATCGCCGGCAGCATTTTTAAAACCAGGCGAAAAGCTATCGCACAAGCATAGTGTATTTCATTTTATGGGCGATATCAACGCACTGGATAAGATAGCATTGAAAACACTTGGCTATTCGCTTCGTGATAAAAACACAGCATTTAAATAAACACTCAAAACCTAATTATTAAACCCATTACAACCACCCGATGACCAAGAACAACAATCTGTTTGCCGTAGCCCTAATCACCTCCCTGTTTTTTATATGGGGCTTTGCGCTAAATCTAAACCCTATCCTTATTCCGCATTTAAAGAAGGCCTGCCAGTTGAGCGACCTCCAATCCTCGTTGGTTGATTCGGCTTCCTACATCGCTTATTTCCTGTTACCTATACCAGCCGCGCAGTTTATGAAACGCTATGGCTATAAAGGCGGTATATTATTAGGATTGATCTTGTTTTCGGCGGGGGCATTTTTATTTTACCCGGCTTCTATAGTTCGTAACTATGCGTTTTTCCTGGGGGCGTTATTCATCATATTTTCAGGAGCTGCCTTTTTAGAGACGGCCGCAAACCCCTATATCACCGCATTGGGTGATCCCGAAGGTGCTACACAACGCATCAATTTTGCACAATCATTTAATGGTTTGGCAGCGGTTCTGGCTCCGTTGGTTGGTGGCTTGGTTATTCTATCGGGCAAAACTTTAACAGCAGCGCAGGAAAAAGCGATGTCACCAGCGCAGTTAAATGATTATCTGAACAAAGAGGCATCATCGGTACAAACACCTTTTATCATCATAGGTGTGGGTGTACTCATTGTAGCTTTACTTTTATACCGTACACATTTACCCCAGATAGTTGAAGAAGGTGAAGGTATGGAGCATCATGAAAGCCTGTCGCTTTTTCAAAGGATGAGTTCCCTGTTTAAAGAAAAGAATTTGCGGTTTGGGGTAATTGCACAGTTCTTTTATGTAGGCGCACAAGCCTGCGTGGGTAGTTTCTTCATCCGTTTTTCTGAGCGCGTAGCCGGGATGGACGAAAAATCTGCGGCCTATTATTTAACAGCAGGGATGTTCGCGTTTTTAGCGGGAAGGGCCATTGGAACATTTTTAATGACATTTATTAATCCGGTAAAACTACTGGCCATTTTTGGTATTACCAATGTAATACTGATTGCGGGTTCTGTTTTTCTGCATGGTAAATTCCCGGTATTTGCACTGATTGGTGTTGAGTTTTTTATGTCGATCATGTTTCCTACCATTTTCTCCTTAAGTATCCGGGGGTTGGGTGCCAAGACAAAGGAAGGCTCCTCATTGGTAATCATGGCTATTGTAGGTGGAGCGGTTTTTCCACCCATCATGGGGCGTTTGTCCGACTTGACTAACATACAAATCGCTTACCTGGTACCGGCGGCCTGCTTTTTGTTTGTGTTTTATTTTGCGGTAAAAAATCTGAAAGTAAAAGAGGTGAAACTGTCCGTTTCTCATTGATCGATATCGAATAATTATAATATATAAAGATGAATTTAGAGCTCACAGATAAGGTAATTATAGTAACCGGTGGTGCAAAAGGCATTGGCGAAGGGATTGTAAAAGTATTGGCCAGCGAAGGCGCTATACCGGTCATAGTAGGCAGGGTAGAGGCAGATAACCTGAAAGCGGTACAGGCAGTAGAGGCGGCTGGCGGCAAAGCATTCCAGGTAGTAGCCGAACTAACAGACCCGGCTGCAAGTGAAAAAGCTATTAAGGCAGTGGTTGCCCAGTTTGGCCGTATTGATGGCCTGGTGAATAATGCAGGTGTGAATGATGGCGTAGGATTGGAGAGCGGCGATTATGAAGGCTTTATGGCATCTTTGCATAAAAACGTGGTGCATTATTACCTGATGGCCCATCATGCCTTACCCGAACTAAAAAAATCAAAGGGAGCTATATTAAATATCACCTCCAAAACGGCAGATACTGGTCAGGGCCATACCTCTGGCTATGCGGCATCAAACGGTGGCCGCAATGCGTTAACCCGTGAGTGGGCCGTTGAATTATTAAAATACGGCATTAGGGTTAACGCTATTGTAGTAGCCGAATGCTGGACACCTCTTTACGCCAACTGGATAAAAACACTACCTGATCCGGATGGTAAATTGCGCGAAATTGAAGCCAAGATACCATTGGGTAACCGCATGACCACCGCCGAAGAGATTGCGAGTACCACGGCGTTTTTATTATCTCCACGCTCCAGCCATACCACCGGGCAGCTTATTTATGTAGATGGCGGTTACGTGCATTTGGATAGGGCACTGGCCAACGCCTGATAGCCTAAGGCAGCTGCGGAATTTCAGTAATAGAAACCCTTTGATCTTTGGAAACGAGTTGTACCAACTCCGGAGATCAAAGGGTTTTATGTTGACTTATTTTTATAATTTTAAGATATAAACTATTTGCATGGTTTATACTTATTAACCAATAAGAACCTGAAATATCCTCGACTATTAACTGCTGCCTTATCGATATGAAGCGAAGTGTACCTGTTATCCTGTTTTTATTATTAACCGGTTCATACGTAATGGGCCAGGGCAATGACAGCCTTTTAACGCTGCTAAATAATACCCTTGGGAAAAAGAAAGCGTTTGATGAGGCCAAACAAGCAAGAATAGTCAACCTTCAGAAAGAGCTTCGTACTGCAGGTAATACCAGTCTGGTATTGAAATACGATATATGTCTGAAACTGTATAATGAATACAAATCATTTAATTATAACGAGGCCTTCAACTATGCTCAAAAGCTGCAGCAGACAGGCCATTTGTTGAACGATCCCACCAAAATAGCTTACAGTCGGATTAAACTGGGGTTTATACTGTTATCATCAGGTATGTTTAAGGAAACTTTTGACTCCTTAAAAACGGTAAATGCTCAGCTTTTGGATACCGCAGCCCGGCGGGAATACTACTTTTTAACCGCCCGCACTTACTATGACCTGGCCGATTTTGATAAGGATAATTATTATACACCTATTTACAATAGTCGCGCCGAAAACTATATAGATTCAGCTACACGGCTAAGCGCCATCAATTCATTCGATTATATTTATTATAAGGGGTTAAAATCTCTTAAAAGAGGACACATTGATACTGCTGTAGCCAATTTGAAGCTATTGATGGATCAGCATCGGCTAACCGATCATCAGTTTGCTGTTACCGCTTCAACGCTAAGTGATATATACATCCGCAAAAACCAGCCGGGGGCAGCTATAAATTTGCTGGTACAAGCTGCCATGGCTGATGTAAAATCATCAACCAAAGAGGCCGCCGCCATGACCAACCTGGCCCAGTTGCTGCATCAGCAGGGAGATGTGAAAAATGCCTATACCTTTATTAAAGCTGCCAGGGATGATGCGGATTATTATGGGGCCCGTCAGCGTAAAATACAGGTAAATGCTATTTTGCCAGTTATAGCGGGCGAGCGGATAAGTTATGTAGAGCAACAGCGTAAGGTTTTGTTCCTGTACGCTTTGCTGTTAACCGTATTGGCTATTGTTATTGTGGTATTTGCTGTTATCATTTACAAACAGCTGCAAAAATTAAAACAGGCAGATAAAGTGATACAGGATACTAACCATAGCTTACAGGAAAGCATTAAAAAATTGAATGAAGCTAACCGGATAAAAGAAGAATATATCGGCTACTTTTTTAACCTGATAGCAGAGTACATTAATAAACTGGATAAGTTTAAACGATCTGTTGATAATAAGTTAGTTACTAAACGTTTTGATGATATCCATAAGCTGGTAAGCAATATCGATCTGGCTAAAGAACGGGAAGAGCTGTTCATTAATTTTGATAAAGCTTTTCTGAAGCTGTTTCCCAATTTTATTATAGAATATAATGCCCTTTTTGGTAAGGAAAACCATGTTAAACTTTTACCCAAACAGTTGCTCAATACCGATCTGCGTATTTTTGCCCTGATACGGTTGGGTATTACGGATACAGAAAAAATAGCCCATATACTGGAATACTCTGTCAATACCATCTATAATTACAGGGCCCGTATCAAAGGAAAATCCAACATTCCTAATGAGGAATTTGAACATAAGATTATGGCCATTAAAGCAGTATAATTGGGTGTCAGTGTATCAATAGCAATAAACTATTCCATTAAAAAAGCCATACATAAATAACGTATGGCTTTGTTTGTTTACTACAATTGGCAGTAAACTTATTGGTATAATGTTCAGGTTGGTTGCATATTATAGCATAAATGCTTTAAGGTACGGTTTTGCGTATTCGCCCCAATTTTTCATTACAGAGGTTAGCGTGGCATACAGCGATTTGTTAGTAACTGGTTTGCCCTTTTTGGGCGGAGCCAAAGCCTTGTCTTCAATTGGCATATCGGTTACTTTGGTGGCAAACCAGGTCATGTTTTCATGAGGAAGGGCTACTCCTAATATCATCCCCGGCAAACCATTAAATAATTCAGGGCCGCCCGATACAGGGATCTCATCGGTATAAAAGGCCACTACATAAATAGAATCGAGCACCAGGGCATTGGCACGGCGGCAGGTATAGCCTGCAATTTCACGGGTTTCGCTGGTAATTTTCCAGTTTATTTTACGGGTGCTGTCTTTTACCAGGAAGGTTTCCTCAAATACCTTTTTCTGGTTGGTAACCATACTGGCAGACAGATCGGTAAAAACGGTATTTACCTGGCCGGCCATTGGGCTATCGCTAAAAAAGCCTCCGGTAACGGTTTCCGGTTCAATAGGTGTAAACAGGGTTTTGTTGTTACTAAAGTTCAGGGTGCTTTTTAACACCTTAAATTGCTTTTGTGTTTTTTTATAGGAATCAAAAGCAGGGCGCAGGAAGCTTTCATTGTCTTTATTGATCTCTTTTTCAAAAAGTGCATACATGTTGATGGTTTTCTCAAACGTAATGCTGCCATTTTCGGTAAAGTGTTTGTTTTGGGCAAACAGGGTATTGCTGGCAAGCGCAAACAATATAGTGATGGTTAATATGATGTATTTCATGGTGATTATTTTTTAGGTGTGCCGCCGCCCATGTGATTAAAATCCCAAACCAGCGAAAGCATAAAGTATCTTTTTATAGAGGTGTACCGCTCCTGAGTAAGCAGATTGGCCGATCCTGTACGGTTATAACCAACGTTCTGGTTCAGGAGATCGTTCCCGGAAATAGATAGTTTAAGGCTTTCATCTTTCATAAATGCTTTGGTGATGTTGGCATTTAAGGTAGTTCTCCTAAAATCCTGGCTAAAGGATTGTGTTGCGGCGTTATACTGATAATTAGCATCGGTACCTATCTGGAACTTGGCAGGCAGGTAAAGATTAAAGCCGCCGTAAGCATTAAACCCACGCCCGTTGTTATTGATCTGTGGCTGTAAGGTTGAGGAGTTTACGGTATAAGTTGGCCCTGCACCGGTCCAGAAATCATATTTCTTCTGCTTGTATTTTGATAATCTGAAACTGGCCGAATAGGTGTATGATTTGGTTTCGTTCAGTTTAGTGTTGCTGAGGTTAAAATAATTGCTGCCGTTCATATTTAAACCAACGCCTGCGTTAACATCAAGCTTGGGTATCTTTTGATCGAAGTAGGCATTAAAATACAAGTTGGAGGTTTGGTGCCCTTTCAGGTTTGATGATTGGTACGTGCTTGCGCCGGTTGCATCATCGGTAGTTACATTGCTTACAATAGGGTTAATAGTGCGCGAATAAGAACCGTTTAACCAGATAGATTGCCCACTAATAACCTTATACGAGTTATAACTGGCGCTGATACGATTAGTGAATGACGGTTTAAGATCAGGATTACCCAGTGTAATATTTAACGGATCGGTATTTACCCTAACCGGCTGTATCTGGTCAATAGTAGGTTGGCTGGTGTTACCATTATAATTTATCCGAAACGATTGCTGTTGCGAAAACTTATACTGGAAACTAGCTTGTGGGTACCAGTTCACAAAGTTACGGGTAAGGGTGTTGTTGGTAAATTCATCTATCTGTTTAAAGTTTACGGTAGAAACTTTAGAGCCAAAGTTGATGATGGTTTTTTTCTTTTTATAGTTAAATATGGCCCCAAACTGATTTGATAGCTGATTAAGTTTAAAATTATTACTCAGGTTATTATCCAGTATGGTATACTCGCCAGAGGCGTCTTTATCAAACGATCGCCTGTCTGACCGCCCGTTGTTAATGTTGATGCCATAGTTTACAACCAGCGCAAGCGCTTTGGTAAAGGGCTCGGAGTAAGTAATATTGGTGTTGAGAATAGAGCTTTCACTCAACCCGGTTTTATACTGATCTATTTTCTGTGTACTATCTATAGCGCCCTGCTTGCCAAAAAAGTCTGTTTCTGATTTTAAAAACCCGTTTGTTTTATTTTGATTATAAGCCTCGGTGATGTTTACAGAAAAACTGCGACCTACCTTTTTAAATTTTTTGTTATAAAATACACTGGCGTTAAATATTTTTTGATCGCCGTTATTGGTAACACCCCTGGTGTTCTTATTGAGCAAGGTATCATTACGGAGGCTTGTAGTGCTGTAATCGTTATTGGTGATGGTGCTTTTGGTTGTACCATCAACAGCTATTTTAAGATTGGATGAGGTATCAATCTTTAGCTGATAGGTAGCATCCAGTTTTTGCCTGAAAATGTGATCGTGAAAGTTTTGGTCGCTATTGCTGTTTAAAATAATTCCTGATTGATTGTTAGCCCCCGGCAAGTTATTTTGAGTTTGCGTATTACGGGTACCATCAACATTTAAAGAACCTATTTTAAAATTGGTATTGATTGATTCTTTGTCGCTGTTCCATTTGGTATCATAATGCACCCCGCCTGAACGGGCCAAAGGGATACCCTGACCGTTATACTGGCCGCTGAACGAATCCAGACCATCATCACCACCGCCACCATAAAAATAGATGTCACCACCATCACCAAACTCCAGCCCGCCGGAGCCACCGTATTTTGAATTATCTTCCCAACCCAAACCTGTTTTACCAGTATTGCCGATAGTTCCATAAATCGAAAACTTTTGTTTGCCTTTAAACCGGTTAAACATCAACTGTTCCTGATAGTATTTATCGGTACCTCCCTCTGCGTCTATCTTCCCGAAATAGCCATTCTTTTTATCCTCCTTCAGTTTGATATTCAGAGTTTTGTTTTTTACGCCATCATCAATACCGGTAAATGTAGCCTGATCGCTCTTTTTATCGTACAGCTGTACTTTATCAACCATATCGGCACGCAGGTTTTTGGTAACCAGTGTTGGGTCATCCCCAAAAAACTCTTCACCATCAACCAATACTTTGTTTACGGTTTGCCCCTGGGCAGTAATCTTTCCGTCCTTATCTACCTGTATGCCTGGCAACTCTTTGAGCAGGTCCTCCACCTTGGCATTGGGCTGCACGGTAAATGCGGCGGCGTTAAATTCGGTAGTATCGCCTTTTATTTTAACGGCGGCTACTTTGGCCTTTACTATTACTTCGGCAAGCAGCTGGGTTTTCAAGATCATTTTAATACGACCGAAATCATGTGTGGTATGTGCCGAATCCAGGGTAAAGCGATCCACATAATCGGCGTAGCCGGGGTAGGTTACCAGCAATATCAGTTTGCCTTTTTTGAGATTATTTATTTCAAAGCTGCCATCTTTTACTCTTGTGAATTTTTGGAGGATAGAGTCTTTGGCATTTAATACGCTAACCGTAGCATTGGTTAGTTTGGAACTGGAAGCCGTATCGGCAACTGAACCTTTAATTGAATAGGTATTTTGCGCGAATACAGAAACCGTACTTAAACAAAGTATTATTAGGGCAGGTATTGTGATTTTCATAAGGTTCTTTATGAAAACCAAGGTATAACTAAAACTTTAGTATTCAAAAGAATTTAACAAATTAACCTGTGGATTTAACATTTATTAACACTTATTAACTATAGGTTACTGATTGCTGATGATATTTAAATTGAAGATTTTACTCTTAGCATAGCGCTTGCAGTGCTCTTGGGAATCTCGTGCAGAAGCCTGGAGTGGGTTTACATGTAAACCCGGTATATAGTGGCGAAATTCAAATAAGTTATTGATTGTCAATTAAATATCTTGATATTAAGCATGAAAAGTGTAAACCATGTAAACCCACTTTTGAACACTTTACCCAACCTATACTGATTAATTACTTATGATATTAAAAGCAAAAATTTACTCGTACCGAAGAGCTTCAATAGGATCAAGACGGGATGCCTTCTGTGCCGGATAGTATCCGAAGAAAATACCGGTAACCGCGCAAACAATAAAAGAT
This region of Mucilaginibacter inviolabilis genomic DNA includes:
- the fucP gene encoding L-fucose:H+ symporter permease — protein: MTKNNNLFAVALITSLFFIWGFALNLNPILIPHLKKACQLSDLQSSLVDSASYIAYFLLPIPAAQFMKRYGYKGGILLGLILFSAGAFLFYPASIVRNYAFFLGALFIIFSGAAFLETAANPYITALGDPEGATQRINFAQSFNGLAAVLAPLVGGLVILSGKTLTAAQEKAMSPAQLNDYLNKEASSVQTPFIIIGVGVLIVALLLYRTHLPQIVEEGEGMEHHESLSLFQRMSSLFKEKNLRFGVIAQFFYVGAQACVGSFFIRFSERVAGMDEKSAAYYLTAGMFAFLAGRAIGTFLMTFINPVKLLAIFGITNVILIAGSVFLHGKFPVFALIGVEFFMSIMFPTIFSLSIRGLGAKTKEGSSLVIMAIVGGAVFPPIMGRLSDLTNIQIAYLVPAACFLFVFYFAVKNLKVKEVKLSVSH
- a CDS encoding Crp/Fnr family transcriptional regulator, producing the protein MPFQLILDNLAKHIHLTPDEQEIFIAYLQTKKIKRKQFLLTDGDICRYSTFVTSGCLRGYTVDKGGIEHVLSFAPPDWWIADMYSLLSQKPGILNIEALEDTEVLLLSKTNQEKLYQEIPKFEHFFRILVENSLVASQQRLIDGLSLTAEDRYNNFCKRYPTLIDHLPQKQIASYIGVTPEFFSRMRSEMIKRH
- a CDS encoding fumarylacetoacetate hydrolase family protein, which translates into the protein MKLYKIAKGILLEHNNSAYIIDDEWDSLINRDDLAGYLKLISADTTPISAEVKDEYLNGKILPPIGSQEVWAAGVTYLKSRDARMEESESSGGASLYDKVYDAPRPELFFKAIAQRVSGTGAEVYIRKDSEWNVPEPELTLFINSKGNIQGYTIGNDMSSRSIEGENALYLPQAKIYEKSAALGPCLLVAAEPIAAESSIKMLIKRNGEIAYQDATTISRMKRSLTELVGYLYSECDFPVGAFLMTGTCLVPPPTFTLQPGDVVEITIDGIGTLVNTMALNPKHK
- a CDS encoding glycoside hydrolase family 172 protein; protein product: MMKNYALVVWMFVLVTSSAFGQGKFNGLDVNLGNIYRLSDAKTRSISPENFNGEKGKGGMATTGTGANASRELGQTWKVSPSVIIKKGTTYTIADIDGPGAIQHIWMTPTGNWRYSILRFYWDGETTPSVEVPVGDFFCMGWGKYAPLQSLAVAVNPGSAFNCYWPMPFRKKCRITMENIDDRDMVLYYQVDYTLTQVPEDAAYFHAQFRRVNPLPYKKDYVLVDSIQGKGQYVGTYLAYGSNKNGWWGEGEIKFFMDGDTKFPTINGTGTEDYFCGSYDFDTHHKDANGKEEEKTEYTEFCSPYSGLHQVIRGDGHYNIAQRFGLYRWHIADPIRFEKSLKVTIQALGWRQGGRYMPLQDDIASTVFWYQSGPHGPFPKFPSRDELEVN
- a CDS encoding DUF6786 family protein, yielding MKRTKILLAAFLLSGLYACDTKVASPQKGTFGYDLQFLKAKDSVVVLKSDDGKGQVIISPKYQAKIFTSTANGLNGKSFGWIKYETFDAKQPDAHMNAYGGEDRLWLGPEGGRFSLFFKPGTKMEFDNWHTPPAINNESWDLVSSSGKKASLTKNTSIQNYAGTTLSIKLQRDVEILEPAAIKQLLEIDDLDSSVKSVGFTTTNTLINSGTNTWDKIAGAPCLWSLDMFTPSPKTVIIVPYKQDAIGKVATTNYFGEIPKDRIAYNNGTLLFKADGKSRGKLGIPPNRAKNRLGSYDEANHVLTIVLFDLDDKGDYLNQEWKPDTAPFTGDAVNAYNDGPLANGSQMGPFYELESVSPAAFLKPGEKLSHKHSVFHFMGDINALDKIALKTLGYSLRDKNTAFK
- a CDS encoding pirin family protein, with translation MAQTILHKAETRGHANHGWLSSYQSFSFANYYNPDRMQFGALRVLNDDTVDAGMGFGKHPHDNMEIISIPLEGDLEHKDSMNNVAVIKNGDIQAMSAGTGIYHSEYNNDKASQAKFLQIWIYPNKRNVEPRYDQLTLNLTDRHNKLQQVLSPDPNDAGVWIHQDAWFHLGKFDKGIDTEYTIKKQGNGVYAFVLSGQVEINGQVLNTRDALGIWDTDQFKITALTDAEFLLIDVPMVF